The Hydrogenophaga crocea genome contains a region encoding:
- a CDS encoding PP0621 family protein, with protein MKYLLVIAVVMVAFWIWRNNRRAEAAERAAQRPAPRPAGQPVTMVACRVCGTHLPQTEAVTGRQGSYCSAEHRQRLEGPAG; from the coding sequence ATGAAATACCTGCTCGTGATCGCCGTGGTGATGGTCGCCTTCTGGATCTGGCGCAACAACCGGCGCGCCGAGGCGGCCGAACGCGCCGCACAGCGCCCCGCCCCCCGCCCGGCCGGCCAGCCGGTGACCATGGTGGCCTGCCGCGTCTGCGGCACCCACCTGCCGCAGACCGAAGCCGTGACCGGACGCCAGGGCAGCTATTGCAGCGCCGAACACCGCCAACGGCTCGAAGGCCCCGCCGGCTGA
- a CDS encoding sensor histidine kinase codes for MPSDDSSQFATSWYSAFESPVNRSREQRHQAFVRLWRAFMRARMVVALVILGLQVFLLLGGGNGSIGLTTLASLHLLACVLVMLFWRPAEHGRAPSLQWLFTIGVDVAVFAALQYFDASTISFTPLFALPVLLGAILGPLLMGLGTAAAVTLLMLAEAWIAPGHGAADATRLLQAGLTGTGFFVVAVLAHQLALRLAREEAVSASNQAAARAQAAVNEVIIETLGVGVLVIDPHGVVRNANPAARAMLMGEGFPAGAKLLLSARPSWAHLAALVQESFAIDAALETETTIDHADRPNQRLHARTQLTPVMGERGALCVLFLEDLREVEARVRTEKLASMGRMSAAVAHEIRNPLSAITQANALLDEEVKTPEHKRLTRMIDQNAQRLSRIVDDILNVARPQPNRADGQTSPVPLDSVMRQVTGEWSRQNQVAQALGVHLHAGQGQVVFDPEHLRRLLVNLLDNALRHASGKPASIRVITQPSGGHLRISVWSDGGPLEATVHKHLFEPFFSSESRSSGLGLYICRELCERYGAEIAYQRSRLDQREGNEFFVLIPAVRSGSAAPARDAGHQQSLPYPAEPGDLERTIVDPLRSGRPPLAAS; via the coding sequence ATGCCTTCCGACGACAGCTCCCAGTTCGCCACCTCCTGGTACTCGGCTTTCGAAAGCCCGGTCAACCGCTCGCGCGAGCAACGCCACCAGGCCTTCGTGCGCCTGTGGCGCGCCTTCATGCGTGCACGCATGGTGGTGGCGCTGGTGATCCTGGGCCTGCAGGTGTTCCTGCTGCTGGGCGGCGGCAACGGCTCGATCGGGCTCACCACGCTGGCCTCGCTGCACCTGCTGGCCTGCGTGCTGGTCATGCTGTTCTGGCGGCCGGCCGAACACGGCCGCGCGCCCAGCCTGCAATGGCTGTTCACCATCGGCGTCGACGTGGCGGTGTTCGCCGCGCTGCAGTACTTCGACGCCAGCACCATCAGCTTCACGCCGCTGTTCGCGCTGCCGGTGTTGCTCGGCGCCATCCTGGGCCCCTTGCTCATGGGCCTGGGCACGGCCGCCGCGGTCACGCTGCTGATGCTGGCCGAGGCCTGGATCGCGCCCGGGCATGGCGCGGCCGACGCCACGCGCCTGCTGCAGGCGGGCCTCACCGGCACCGGCTTCTTCGTGGTCGCGGTGCTGGCCCACCAGCTCGCGCTGCGGCTGGCCCGCGAAGAGGCGGTGTCGGCCAGCAACCAGGCCGCCGCGCGGGCCCAGGCCGCGGTCAATGAGGTGATCATCGAAACGCTGGGCGTGGGTGTGCTGGTGATCGATCCGCACGGCGTGGTGCGCAACGCCAACCCGGCCGCGCGCGCCATGCTCATGGGCGAAGGCTTCCCGGCCGGTGCCAAGCTGCTGCTGTCGGCGCGACCGAGCTGGGCCCACCTGGCGGCGCTGGTGCAGGAGAGCTTCGCGATCGACGCCGCGCTCGAAACCGAAACCACCATCGACCACGCCGACCGGCCCAACCAGCGCCTGCACGCGCGCACCCAGCTCACGCCCGTGATGGGCGAGCGCGGCGCGCTGTGCGTGCTGTTCCTCGAAGACCTGCGCGAGGTCGAGGCGCGGGTGCGCACCGAAAAGCTCGCGTCCATGGGCCGCATGTCGGCCGCGGTGGCGCACGAGATCCGCAACCCGCTGTCGGCGATCACGCAGGCCAACGCGCTGCTCGACGAGGAGGTGAAGACGCCCGAGCACAAGCGGCTCACGCGCATGATCGACCAGAACGCGCAACGCCTCTCGCGCATCGTCGACGACATCCTCAACGTGGCGCGGCCCCAGCCGAACCGGGCCGACGGCCAGACCAGCCCGGTGCCGCTCGACAGCGTGATGCGCCAGGTGACCGGTGAATGGTCGCGCCAGAACCAGGTCGCGCAGGCGCTGGGCGTGCACCTGCACGCGGGCCAGGGGCAGGTGGTCTTCGACCCCGAGCACCTGCGCCGCCTGCTTGTGAACCTGCTCGACAACGCGCTGCGCCACGCCAGCGGCAAGCCCGCCTCGATCCGCGTGATCACCCAACCCAGCGGCGGCCACCTGCGCATCTCGGTCTGGAGCGACGGCGGCCCGCTCGAGGCCACCGTGCACAAGCACCTGTTCGAGCCCTTCTTCTCGTCCGAGAGCCGTTCCAGCGGCCTGGGCCTCTACATCTGCCGTGAGCTCTGCGAGCGCTACGGCGCCGAAATCGCCTACCAGCGCTCACGCCTGGACCAGCGCGAGGGCAACGAGTTCTTCGTCCTGATCCCCGCGGTGCGCAGCGGCAGCGCCGCCCCCGCGCGCGACGCCGGCCACCAGCAGAGCCTGCCCTACCCGGCCGAGCCTGGCGATCTCGAACGCACCATCGTCGACCCCCTGCGCTCGGGACGCCCGCCGCTGGCCGCGTCCTGA
- a CDS encoding sigma-54-dependent transcriptional regulator: MPSPTPSASILVVDDEPDLRTLYELTLLREGHAVTTAADLQQAREQLASRRFDVLISDMQLPDGLGLSLLREVAERQRSEKCIVITAHGSAENAVESLKAGAFDYLTKPVDLRQLRSAVSAALLSQRAPAAAPNEPQRVAPPPPSGVRALERIVGRSSSIVQIKGRIEKVATSMAPVLILGESGTGKELVARAVHECSHRAHGPFIAVNCGAIPENLIEAEFFGARKGAYTGASADREGYFQAAHGGTLFLDEIGDLPLAMQAKLLRVIQERRVRALGAVQEEAVDVRLVSATHRDLPALVQAGQFRQDLYYRLNVIGLRTPALRDRPEDLPELAHALLVRLCHDAGQAVPDLSPAALHWLQSRELPGNVRELENLLQRALALSSGAVLHPADFGEISDTIPDTLVDPLPAAVDAFARPSAASDARDAALPDDLQRYLDEQERRVLLQALQACGFNRTAAAARLGLNLRQMRYRIQRLGIMLPGAAGGADTEAGDV, encoded by the coding sequence ATGCCTTCGCCCACGCCGAGTGCCTCCATCCTGGTCGTCGACGACGAGCCGGACCTGCGCACGCTGTACGAACTCACGCTGCTGCGCGAGGGCCATGCCGTGACCACCGCGGCCGACCTGCAACAGGCGCGCGAGCAGCTCGCCAGCCGCCGCTTCGACGTGCTGATCTCCGACATGCAGCTGCCCGACGGCCTGGGCCTGTCGCTGCTGCGCGAGGTCGCCGAGCGCCAGCGCAGCGAGAAGTGCATCGTCATCACCGCGCACGGCTCGGCCGAGAACGCCGTTGAATCGCTCAAGGCCGGCGCCTTCGACTACCTCACCAAACCGGTCGATCTGCGCCAGCTGCGCAGCGCCGTGAGCGCCGCGCTGCTGAGCCAGCGCGCGCCGGCCGCGGCGCCCAACGAACCCCAGCGCGTCGCGCCGCCGCCGCCGTCGGGCGTGCGCGCGCTCGAACGCATCGTGGGCCGCTCGTCCAGCATCGTGCAGATCAAGGGCCGCATCGAGAAGGTCGCCACCAGCATGGCGCCGGTGCTCATCCTGGGCGAATCGGGCACCGGCAAGGAGCTGGTGGCGCGCGCGGTGCACGAATGCAGCCACCGCGCACACGGCCCGTTCATCGCGGTCAACTGCGGCGCCATTCCCGAGAACCTGATCGAGGCCGAGTTCTTCGGCGCGCGCAAAGGCGCCTACACCGGTGCCAGCGCCGACCGCGAAGGCTACTTCCAGGCCGCGCACGGCGGCACCCTCTTCCTCGACGAGATCGGCGACCTGCCGCTGGCCATGCAGGCCAAGCTGCTGCGCGTGATCCAGGAGCGCCGCGTGCGCGCCCTGGGCGCGGTGCAGGAAGAAGCGGTCGACGTGCGCCTGGTCAGCGCCACGCACCGCGACCTGCCCGCGCTGGTGCAGGCGGGCCAGTTCCGGCAAGACCTCTACTACCGCCTCAACGTCATCGGCCTGCGCACCCCCGCGCTGCGCGACCGGCCCGAGGACCTGCCCGAGCTCGCGCACGCGCTGCTCGTGCGCCTGTGCCACGACGCGGGTCAGGCCGTGCCCGACCTGTCGCCCGCGGCCCTGCACTGGCTGCAGTCGCGCGAGCTGCCGGGCAACGTGCGCGAACTCGAAAACCTGCTGCAGCGCGCGCTCGCGCTGTCCAGCGGCGCGGTGCTGCACCCGGCCGATTTCGGCGAGATCAGCGACACCATCCCCGACACCCTGGTCGATCCCCTGCCTGCCGCCGTGGACGCGTTCGCGCGGCCCTCCGCGGCGAGCGATGCGCGCGATGCGGCGCTGCCCGACGACCTGCAACGCTACCTCGACGAGCAGGAGCGCCGCGTGCTGCTGCAGGCGCTGCAGGCCTGCGGCTTCAACCGCACCGCGGCCGCGGCCCGGCTCGGGCTGAACCTGCGGCAGATGCGCTACCGCATCCAGCGCCTGGGCATCATGCTGCCCGGCGCCGCCGGCGGCGCCGACACCGAAGCCGGCGATGTCTGA
- the ampD gene encoding 1,6-anhydro-N-acetylmuramyl-L-alanine amidase AmpD: MSEAWQRGWWAGAQALGSPNFGARPAHTAIDLVVVHSISLPPGEFGGDAVERLFTNRLDWDAHPYFQTIRGIEVSAHFFVRRDGRVQQFVSTLDRAWHAGRSAWRGRENCNDFSIGIELEGLEGGTFEDAQYTALARVFRALAAHHPLTQVVGHEHIAPGRKQDPGAGFDWCRLRHTLGWSATCFPEVEKKFIGSAPAMPSNSA; encoded by the coding sequence ATGTCTGAGGCCTGGCAGCGGGGCTGGTGGGCCGGTGCCCAAGCCCTGGGCTCGCCCAACTTCGGTGCGCGGCCAGCGCACACCGCCATCGACCTCGTGGTGGTGCACTCCATCAGCCTGCCGCCCGGCGAGTTCGGCGGCGACGCGGTGGAGCGGCTGTTCACGAACCGCCTCGACTGGGACGCCCACCCCTACTTCCAGACCATCCGCGGCATCGAGGTCTCGGCGCACTTCTTCGTGCGCCGCGACGGCCGCGTGCAGCAGTTCGTGTCCACGCTCGACCGCGCGTGGCACGCGGGCCGCTCGGCCTGGCGGGGCCGCGAGAACTGCAACGACTTTTCCATTGGCATCGAACTCGAAGGCCTGGAAGGTGGCACCTTCGAAGACGCGCAGTACACGGCACTGGCCCGCGTGTTCCGCGCCTTGGCCGCGCACCACCCGCTGACACAGGTCGTGGGCCACGAACACATCGCGCCCGGCCGCAAGCAAGACCCCGGCGCGGGCTTCGATTGGTGCCGTTTGCGCCACACGCTCGGCTGGTCGGCCACGTGTTTTCCCGAGGTCGAAAAAAAATTCATCGGCAGCGCCCCGGCGATGCCTTCGAACAGCGCCTGA
- a CDS encoding ribonucleoside-diphosphate reductase subunit alpha, with product MPSGGSTGSASLYAQYQIIRRNGAVVPFEPSKIAVAMMKAFLAVHGTQGAASASVRETVDELTQNVVRALLRSRPGGGTFHIEDVQDQAELGLMRSGHHEVARAYVLYRERRAAERASQAAAARANEPVLHVIDNGQRVPLDVEALTRLLTDACAGLGADVKAEPIVAETKRNLYDGVPMEEVYKAAILAARTLIEKDPDYTYATARLLLHTIVKEILGEEVPREQMGQRYADYFPGFIKKGVDNELLNPDLLQFDLARLGAALKPERDLQFDYLGLQTLYDRYFLHVRKSRIELPQAFFMRVAMGLSLNEIDREARAIEFYEILSTFDFMSSTPTLFNSGTLRSQLSSCYLTTVPDDLDGIYESIKENALLSKFAGGLGNDWTRVRALGSHIKGTNGESQGVVPFLKVVNDTAVAVNQGGKRKGAVCTYLETWHLDIEEFLELRKNTGDDRRRTHDMNTANWIPDLFMKRVLEKGEWSLFSPSNTPDLHDKFGTDFEKAYVAYEEKAARGEIKPYKKVPATDLWRKMLSMLFETGHPWITFKDACNVRSPQQHAGVVHSSNLCTEITLNTSDSETAVCNLGSVNLLRHLKDGENGKVLDHDKLKRTIATAMRMLDNVIDINYYAVKKARDSNLRHRPVGLGIMGFQDALYELRLPYASNEAVEFADRSMEAVCYYAYWASTELAKERGRYSSFKGSLWDKGILPPDTLDLLARERGGYVDVDRSTSLDWEALRRKIAQDGMRNSNCVAIAPTATISNIIGVDASIEPCFGNLSVKSNLSGEFTVINSYLVKDLKRLGLWDDVMVMDLKHFDGSLRPIDRVPQDVKALYATAFEVEPVWLVEAAARRQKWIDQAQSLNIYMAGASGKKLDETYKLAWLRGLKTTYYLRTTSATQVEKSTGRTGQLNAVSVTPSAPAAAAASSAAMASEPATDVKFCAIDDPGCEACQ from the coding sequence ATGCCCAGCGGCGGCAGCACCGGCAGCGCTTCGCTCTACGCGCAGTACCAGATCATCCGCCGCAACGGCGCGGTGGTGCCCTTCGAGCCCAGCAAGATCGCCGTGGCCATGATGAAGGCTTTCCTGGCGGTGCACGGCACCCAGGGCGCGGCCTCGGCCAGCGTGCGCGAAACCGTGGACGAGCTGACCCAGAACGTGGTGCGCGCGCTGCTGCGCTCGCGCCCGGGTGGCGGCACCTTCCACATCGAAGACGTGCAGGACCAGGCCGAGCTCGGCCTGATGCGCAGCGGCCACCATGAAGTGGCGCGCGCCTACGTGCTCTACCGCGAACGCCGCGCCGCCGAGCGCGCCAGCCAGGCCGCCGCCGCGCGCGCCAACGAGCCGGTGCTGCACGTGATCGACAATGGCCAGCGCGTGCCGCTCGACGTCGAGGCCCTCACCCGCCTGCTCACCGACGCCTGCGCCGGCCTGGGCGCCGACGTGAAGGCCGAGCCCATCGTGGCCGAGACCAAGCGCAACCTGTACGACGGCGTGCCGATGGAAGAGGTCTACAAGGCCGCCATCCTCGCCGCGCGCACGCTGATCGAAAAAGACCCCGACTACACCTACGCCACCGCGCGCCTGCTGCTGCACACCATCGTCAAGGAGATCCTGGGCGAAGAAGTGCCGCGCGAGCAGATGGGCCAGCGCTACGCCGATTACTTCCCCGGCTTCATCAAGAAGGGCGTGGACAACGAGCTGCTCAACCCCGACCTGCTGCAGTTCGACCTGGCCCGCCTGGGCGCCGCGCTCAAGCCCGAGCGCGACCTGCAGTTCGACTACCTCGGTCTGCAAACCCTCTACGACCGCTACTTCCTGCACGTGCGCAAGTCGCGCATCGAACTGCCCCAGGCCTTCTTCATGCGCGTGGCCATGGGCCTGTCGCTCAACGAAATCGACCGCGAAGCGCGCGCCATCGAGTTCTACGAGATCCTGTCCACCTTCGACTTCATGAGCAGCACGCCCACGCTGTTCAACAGCGGCACGCTGCGCTCGCAGCTCTCGAGCTGCTACCTCACCACGGTGCCCGACGACCTCGACGGCATCTACGAGTCGATCAAGGAAAACGCCCTGCTGTCGAAGTTCGCGGGCGGCCTGGGCAACGACTGGACCCGCGTGCGCGCACTCGGCAGCCACATCAAGGGCACCAACGGCGAATCGCAGGGCGTGGTGCCCTTCCTGAAGGTGGTCAACGACACGGCCGTGGCCGTGAACCAGGGCGGCAAGCGCAAGGGCGCGGTCTGCACCTACCTCGAGACCTGGCACCTCGACATCGAGGAATTCCTCGAGCTGCGCAAGAACACCGGCGACGACCGCCGCCGCACCCACGACATGAACACCGCGAACTGGATTCCGGACCTGTTCATGAAGCGCGTGCTGGAAAAAGGCGAGTGGAGCCTGTTTTCGCCCTCCAACACCCCCGATCTGCACGACAAGTTCGGCACCGACTTCGAAAAGGCCTATGTGGCCTACGAAGAAAAGGCCGCGCGCGGCGAGATCAAGCCCTACAAGAAGGTGCCCGCCACCGACCTGTGGCGCAAGATGCTCTCGATGCTGTTCGAGACCGGCCACCCCTGGATCACCTTCAAGGACGCCTGCAACGTGCGCAGCCCGCAGCAGCACGCCGGCGTGGTGCACAGCTCCAACCTCTGCACCGAGATCACGCTCAACACCAGCGACAGCGAAACCGCGGTCTGCAACCTGGGCTCGGTCAACTTGCTGCGCCACCTCAAAGACGGTGAAAACGGCAAGGTGCTCGACCACGACAAGCTCAAGCGCACCATCGCCACCGCGATGCGCATGCTCGACAACGTGATCGACATCAACTACTACGCGGTCAAGAAGGCGCGCGACTCCAACCTGCGCCACCGCCCTGTGGGCCTGGGCATCATGGGCTTCCAGGACGCGCTGTACGAGCTGCGCCTGCCCTACGCCTCCAACGAAGCGGTGGAGTTCGCCGACCGCTCGATGGAAGCCGTCTGCTACTACGCCTACTGGGCCTCGACCGAACTCGCCAAGGAGCGCGGCCGCTACAGCAGCTTCAAAGGCTCGCTGTGGGACAAGGGCATCCTGCCGCCCGACACGCTCGACCTGCTGGCGCGCGAGCGCGGCGGCTACGTCGACGTCGACCGCTCCACCAGCCTCGACTGGGAAGCCCTGCGCCGCAAGATCGCGCAGGACGGCATGCGCAACTCCAACTGCGTGGCCATCGCGCCGACCGCGACCATCTCCAACATCATCGGCGTGGACGCCTCGATCGAGCCCTGCTTCGGCAACCTCTCGGTCAAGTCGAACCTGTCGGGCGAGTTCACCGTCATCAACAGCTACCTCGTCAAGGACCTCAAGCGCCTGGGCCTGTGGGACGACGTGATGGTGATGGACCTCAAGCACTTCGACGGTTCGCTGCGCCCCATCGACCGCGTGCCGCAGGACGTGAAGGCGCTCTACGCCACCGCGTTCGAGGTCGAGCCGGTGTGGCTGGTGGAGGCCGCCGCCCGCCGCCAGAAATGGATCGACCAGGCGCAGAGCCTGAACATCTACATGGCCGGCGCCTCGGGCAAGAAGCTCGACGAGACCTACAAGCTCGCCTGGCTGCGCGGCCTCAAGACCACCTATTACCTGCGCACCACCTCGGCCACGCAGGTCGAGAAATCGACCGGCCGCACGGGCCAGCTCAACGCCGTGTCGGTGACGCCGAGCGCACCGGCCGCGGCCGCTGCGAGCAGCGCTGCGATGGCGAGCGAACCCGCCACCGATGTGAAGTTCTGCGCCATCGACGACCCGGGCTGCGAGGCTTGCCAGTGA
- a CDS encoding ribonucleotide-diphosphate reductase subunit beta, producing the protein MLTWEEPTTPHSPSKQNPNAASESDLQAAVTAEAKHGESAAQRRINVADKRIINGQTDVNQLVPFKYKWAWEKYLATCANHWMPQEVNMSRDIALWKDPNGLTEDERRIVKRNLGFFVTADSLAANNIVLGTYRHITAPECRQFLLRQAFEEAIHTHAYQYIVESLGLDEGEIFNAYNEVQAIRDKDEFLIPFIDAIMDPNFHTGTPENDQKLLKSLIVFACLMEGLFFYVGFTQILALGRQNKMTGAAEQYQYILRDESMHCNFGIDLINAIKMENPLLWTPEFKAEIKGLFLKAVDLEYRYAEDTMPRGVLGLNASMFKGYLRYIANRRATQIGLEPLFPNEENPFPWMSEMIDLKKERNFFETRVIEYQSGGALSWD; encoded by the coding sequence ATGTTGACCTGGGAAGAACCCACAACACCCCATTCGCCATCGAAGCAGAACCCGAACGCCGCCAGCGAATCGGATCTGCAAGCTGCAGTGACCGCTGAAGCAAAGCATGGCGAGAGCGCAGCGCAGCGCCGCATCAACGTCGCGGACAAGCGCATCATCAACGGCCAGACCGACGTCAACCAGCTCGTCCCCTTCAAGTACAAGTGGGCCTGGGAGAAGTACCTGGCCACCTGCGCCAACCACTGGATGCCGCAGGAAGTGAACATGAGCCGCGACATCGCGCTCTGGAAAGACCCCAACGGCCTGACCGAAGACGAGCGCCGCATCGTCAAGCGCAACCTCGGCTTCTTCGTCACCGCCGACTCGCTGGCCGCCAACAACATCGTGCTGGGCACCTACCGGCACATCACGGCGCCCGAGTGCCGCCAGTTCCTGCTGCGCCAGGCCTTCGAAGAGGCCATCCACACGCACGCCTACCAGTACATCGTGGAGTCGCTCGGCCTCGACGAGGGCGAGATCTTCAACGCCTACAACGAAGTCCAGGCCATCCGCGACAAGGACGAGTTCCTGATCCCGTTCATCGACGCGATCATGGACCCCAACTTCCACACCGGCACGCCCGAGAACGACCAGAAGCTGCTCAAGAGCCTGATCGTGTTCGCCTGCCTCATGGAAGGCCTGTTCTTCTACGTCGGCTTCACCCAGATCCTGGCGCTGGGCCGGCAGAACAAGATGACCGGCGCCGCCGAGCAGTACCAGTACATCCTGCGCGACGAGTCGATGCACTGCAATTTCGGCATCGACCTGATCAACGCGATCAAGATGGAGAACCCGCTGCTCTGGACGCCCGAGTTCAAGGCCGAGATCAAGGGCCTGTTCCTCAAGGCCGTCGACCTCGAATACCGCTATGCCGAGGACACCATGCCGCGCGGCGTGCTGGGCCTCAACGCCTCCATGTTCAAGGGCTACCTGCGCTACATCGCCAACCGGCGCGCCACGCAGATCGGCCTCGAGCCCCTGTTCCCGAACGAAGAGAACCCGTTCCCCTGGATGAGCGAGATGATCGATCTCAAGAAGGAACGCAATTTCTTCGAGACACGGGTGATTGAGTACCAATCGGGCGGCGCGCTGTCCTGGGACTGA
- a CDS encoding histone H1-like DNA-binding protein has product MATAKKAPAKKAAAKKAPAKKAAVKKAPAKKVAAKKAPAKKVVAKKAPAKKVAAKKAPAKKAVAKKAPAKKVAAKKAPAKKAAVKKAPAKKAVAKKAPAKKAAPAKKAPAKKAAPAKKAAAKKAAPAKKAAPAKKAEPAKKPAAPAPAAAPAAQTKLNPQAAWPFPTSSKP; this is encoded by the coding sequence ATGGCAACTGCGAAGAAAGCCCCGGCCAAGAAGGCTGCGGCGAAAAAAGCCCCGGCCAAAAAGGCCGCGGTGAAGAAGGCACCGGCGAAGAAAGTCGCCGCGAAGAAAGCCCCGGCCAAGAAGGTCGTGGCGAAGAAGGCACCGGCGAAGAAAGTCGCTGCCAAGAAAGCCCCGGCCAAGAAGGCCGTGGCGAAGAAGGCACCGGCGAAGAAAGTCGCTGCCAAGAAAGCCCCGGCCAAGAAGGCCGCGGTGAAGAAGGCGCCGGCCAAGAAGGCCGTTGCCAAGAAAGCGCCGGCCAAGAAAGCCGCGCCTGCGAAGAAGGCCCCGGCCAAGAAAGCCGCGCCTGCGAAGAAAGCCGCTGCGAAAAAGGCCGCCCCTGCGAAGAAGGCAGCCCCCGCAAAAAAAGCTGAGCCGGCCAAGAAGCCGGCTGCCCCTGCGCCCGCGGCCGCTCCTGCCGCTCAGACCAAACTCAATCCTCAGGCTGCCTGGCCGTTCCCCACGTCCAGCAAACCCTGA
- a CDS encoding carbohydrate kinase family protein, with protein MAILVCGSLAFDTIMTFEGRFADQILPDQLHILNVSFLVPGLRRDYGGCAGNIAYGLRQLGSEVVPLAAIGNDGAEYLERMRGLGVDVSHVQTVPESYTAQAMIMTDRDNNQITAFHPGAMSFAHQNPVPARSDLQLGIVAPDGRDGMLQHAAQLQAAGIPFVFDPGQGLPMFNGDELRAFIAQATWVAVNDYEGRMLSERTGLSLADISRQVKGLIVTLGEHGCDVWEQGEAVRVAGVKAEQVVDPTGCGDAFRAALLHGLSQGWPLRRCAELGNRMGALKIAVRGPQNYTLGGLQG; from the coding sequence ATGGCCATCCTCGTCTGCGGCTCGCTTGCCTTCGACACCATCATGACCTTCGAGGGCCGGTTCGCCGACCAGATCCTGCCCGATCAGCTGCACATCCTGAACGTGTCCTTCCTCGTGCCCGGCCTGCGGCGCGACTACGGCGGGTGCGCGGGCAATATCGCCTACGGGCTGCGCCAGCTCGGCAGCGAAGTGGTGCCGCTGGCCGCGATCGGCAACGACGGTGCCGAGTACCTCGAGCGCATGCGCGGCCTGGGTGTGGACGTGAGCCATGTGCAGACCGTGCCCGAGTCGTACACCGCGCAGGCCATGATCATGACCGACCGCGACAACAACCAGATCACCGCCTTCCACCCAGGCGCGATGTCGTTCGCGCACCAGAACCCGGTGCCGGCGCGCAGCGATCTTCAGCTCGGCATCGTGGCCCCCGACGGCCGCGACGGCATGCTGCAGCACGCCGCGCAGCTCCAGGCCGCGGGCATTCCCTTCGTGTTCGACCCGGGCCAGGGCCTGCCCATGTTCAACGGCGACGAACTGCGCGCCTTCATCGCGCAGGCCACCTGGGTGGCCGTCAACGATTACGAAGGGCGCATGCTCAGCGAGCGCACGGGCCTGTCGCTGGCCGACATCTCGCGCCAGGTGAAGGGCCTGATCGTCACCTTGGGCGAACACGGCTGCGACGTGTGGGAGCAAGGCGAGGCGGTGCGTGTGGCCGGTGTGAAGGCCGAGCAGGTGGTCGACCCCACGGGTTGCGGCGACGCCTTCCGTGCCGCGCTGCTGCACGGCCTCTCGCAGGGTTGGCCGCTGCGGCGTTGCGCCGAGCTGGGCAACCGCATGGGCGCGCTCAAGATCGCGGTGCGCGGCCCGCAGAACTACACGCTCGGCGGCCTGCAGGGCTGA
- a CDS encoding DUF3426 domain-containing protein, which produces MSFTTRCPACGTVFRVVADQLKISDGWVRCGHCSDVFDATIHLQPWTPPARPVAEPVAAPTPPAVPQPDEPLAPPPPPPEPTPPAPEVAVVAAGEPDLVIEPEPEPEPLVPAPAEETIADDDLRAWFGDGPLDAPAAAEAAPPEAAAVNPVPHEAPPVEVRDEGPSSEFRAELERFAQSTRGPLEVLPTLPATARQDHSTDSGFDAPAAETAAPSVALPPVADDEDHTPAVPGFVRQAQRRAFWSSPGMRIGLGLIAVLLAGLLAGQWAVQHRHQLVAAHPPLRPAIEQACGWLGCDLQPLRRIDEVEIESAELVRRLGNFYSFDFVLRNRSALEVALPALELTLTNIGEQAVARRVFLPQDWPDAPAALAPNGRVSVSLRLSLMLGDDAPTAGYRALVFYP; this is translated from the coding sequence ATGAGTTTCACCACCCGCTGTCCGGCTTGCGGCACCGTGTTCCGCGTGGTGGCCGACCAACTCAAGATCTCGGATGGCTGGGTGCGTTGCGGGCATTGCTCGGACGTCTTCGACGCCACCATTCACCTGCAGCCCTGGACGCCGCCCGCGCGGCCGGTCGCCGAACCCGTGGCCGCGCCGACACCGCCGGCCGTGCCGCAGCCCGACGAACCGCTGGCCCCGCCCCCGCCACCCCCCGAGCCCACACCGCCCGCACCCGAGGTCGCGGTCGTTGCGGCGGGCGAGCCCGACCTCGTGATCGAACCCGAGCCCGAGCCCGAACCGCTTGTGCCTGCGCCCGCGGAGGAAACTATCGCCGACGATGACCTGCGCGCCTGGTTCGGTGATGGCCCGCTCGACGCGCCGGCCGCTGCCGAAGCGGCGCCGCCCGAAGCGGCAGCGGTCAATCCCGTGCCGCACGAAGCACCCCCGGTCGAGGTGCGCGACGAGGGCCCGTCGTCCGAATTCCGGGCCGAGCTCGAACGCTTCGCGCAATCGACCCGAGGCCCGCTCGAGGTGCTGCCCACGCTGCCCGCCACGGCGCGTCAGGACCATTCCACCGACAGCGGCTTCGATGCGCCTGCGGCCGAAACGGCTGCGCCCTCCGTTGCCCTGCCGCCCGTTGCCGACGACGAAGACCACACCCCGGCCGTGCCCGGCTTCGTGCGCCAGGCGCAGCGCCGTGCGTTCTGGTCGTCGCCGGGCATGCGCATCGGCCTGGGCCTGATCGCCGTGCTGCTCGCCGGCCTGCTCGCGGGCCAGTGGGCGGTGCAGCACCGCCACCAGCTCGTGGCCGCGCACCCGCCGCTGCGGCCCGCGATCGAGCAGGCTTGCGGCTGGCTGGGTTGTGACCTGCAGCCGCTGCGCCGCATCGACGAGGTCGAGATCGAAAGCGCCGAGCTCGTGCGCCGCCTGGGCAACTTCTATTCGTTCGACTTCGTGCTGCGCAACCGCTCGGCACTCGAAGTGGCGCTGCCCGCGCTCGAACTCACGCTCACCAACATCGGCGAACAGGCGGTGGCGCGGCGGGTCTTCCTGCCGCAAGACTGGCCCGACGCCCCCGCCGCGCTCGCGCCCAACGGGCGCGTGTCCGTCAGCCTGCGGCTGTCGCTCATGCTCGGTGACGATGCACCCACCGCGGGCTACCGCGCGCTGGTCTTTTACCCCTGA